Proteins encoded by one window of Salicibibacter halophilus:
- a CDS encoding hydroxymethylglutaryl-CoA lyase yields MQNEDKHLSTNQKVQLIENLIESGVPKIEAVSFVHPKVVPQMADAEDVLKQLGKQSQTEIAGLVLNRSGLERALKTNIDRVHIAAATSDTFNLKNARKTVKKGVNELSEVIREATKNNQPITAILATAFGCPYEGKVERSSVWKVAETFLEAGADEIGLADTTGMANPLQVQDMIRDFRKKFGENVPLSLHFHNTRGLGLANVLAGYEAGVRRFDASIGGLGGCPFAPKAVGNVCSEDMVHMFEQMGVETGIDLQHMILTSEQLEQRIEKTLEGMVMKAGAAFTHFQTS; encoded by the coding sequence TTGCAAAATGAAGATAAGCACTTATCAACGAATCAGAAAGTCCAGTTAATCGAAAATTTAATCGAATCAGGCGTTCCAAAAATTGAAGCTGTATCATTTGTTCATCCAAAAGTTGTTCCCCAAATGGCTGATGCCGAGGATGTTCTAAAACAGCTTGGGAAACAAAGTCAAACAGAGATAGCGGGTTTAGTGTTAAATCGTTCTGGCCTTGAGAGAGCTTTAAAAACGAATATTGATCGAGTGCATATCGCCGCTGCAACAAGCGATACATTTAACTTAAAAAACGCGAGAAAAACCGTAAAAAAGGGCGTAAACGAATTAAGCGAAGTCATCCGTGAAGCAACCAAAAACAATCAGCCAATCACAGCCATCCTTGCAACGGCCTTTGGCTGTCCTTATGAGGGAAAAGTTGAACGTTCATCAGTATGGAAAGTGGCCGAAACTTTTTTGGAGGCCGGCGCAGATGAAATTGGTCTTGCTGATACAACAGGTATGGCCAACCCCCTTCAAGTCCAAGATATGATTCGCGATTTTCGTAAAAAGTTCGGAGAGAATGTTCCTTTATCCCTTCACTTCCACAACACGCGCGGGCTTGGCCTCGCCAATGTTCTGGCTGGATATGAAGCCGGGGTTAGACGTTTTGATGCTTCCATTGGAGGCCTGGGAGGATGTCCATTTGCTCCCAAAGCTGTGGGAAATGTGTGTTCAGAAGATATGGTTCATATGTTCGAACAAATGGGAGTTGAAACGGGTATCGATTTGCAACATATGATTTTAACTTCCGAGCAGTTAGAACAAAGGATAGAAAAAACCCTTGAGGGCATGGTAATGAAAGCTGGTGCAGCTTTCACACACTTTCAGACTAGTTAA
- a CDS encoding GntR family transcriptional regulator, whose product MGVYENIKNAIIIGEYASGYRLTEESLTKDWNVSRTPIREALKKLEFDGLITSLHRGYTVRTFAKEDLRQIYGIRALLESHAAEQAAINRHDENIKMMHRANEDYKKALEQNSIDQLTQKKAIVDANKSFHDAVINASQNEHVRDLIGKVVVLPLVFRSFYWLNKEEIQQSLQTHQIILRAIEEKDAIRSKAAMHEHIFRGRDNVLYHLKEDKNDDLSM is encoded by the coding sequence ATGGGAGTTTACGAAAATATTAAAAATGCCATCATCATTGGAGAGTACGCTTCAGGTTATCGGCTTACGGAAGAATCCTTAACCAAAGATTGGAATGTAAGCCGTACTCCCATCCGTGAAGCGTTAAAAAAATTAGAGTTTGACGGACTAATTACGTCATTACATCGTGGTTATACTGTTCGAACTTTTGCCAAAGAAGACCTTCGTCAAATTTATGGTATTCGTGCCTTGCTTGAAAGTCATGCCGCTGAACAAGCGGCTATAAACCGTCATGACGAAAATATAAAAATGATGCACAGGGCGAACGAGGATTATAAAAAGGCTTTAGAGCAAAATAGTATAGATCAATTGACCCAAAAAAAGGCAATCGTAGATGCAAATAAAAGCTTTCACGACGCTGTTATTAACGCAAGCCAAAATGAACATGTTCGTGATTTGATAGGTAAAGTCGTTGTACTTCCGCTCGTTTTTCGTTCCTTTTATTGGCTAAATAAAGAGGAAATTCAACAATCGTTACAAACCCATCAAATTATCCTGCGAGCAATTGAAGAAAAAGATGCGATTCGTTCTAAAGCCGCTATGCACGAACATATATTTCGTGGAAGAGATAATGTACTATACCATTTAAAGGAGGACAAAAATGATGATCTCTCTATGTGA